Proteins encoded in a region of the Diospyros lotus cultivar Yz01 chromosome 9, ASM1463336v1, whole genome shotgun sequence genome:
- the LOC127810397 gene encoding probable disease resistance protein At1g58602, producing MAEAVVSLAVARISNLLIEETKFLRGVRGQVEDLQTELKRMQSFLRDADNIQYTDNRVRNWIGEIRELAYKVENVLDAFVLKVASRSSRSGGLRNMVRRFVCIFSKGVNFHKVGLEIGEIKVKIANLTTSLDTYGVNHLREIEGSNSVHNTQFLLRRTYSHYIEEDFAGFQEDIRKLVAELMRDDNQCRVVSICGMGGLGKTTLAREVYHHQTIRHHFDRFGWTTISQQWRKEDVLQRLLTDLMPEQKGEIKSMRDEELVRQLFKIQKNRKCLVVLDDVWSTEVWDIIKCAFPSGKGGSKILLTSRSRNVAEYTDSFGIIHEPELFDDKDSWELLHKKAFPRSSEDPDSQIDAKMEELGMKMARQCGGLPLAIVVLGGLLATKYTLSEWQKVYENVNSHLMNEGKLYGGGQYGRILGVLSISYHELPYQLKACFLYLGHYPEDYDIEVENLCQLWIAEGIVPESKEHKKTREEETSMDVAIHCLSELAQRYMVRVTLEEDFLTPIKHRRFMKCRLHDLVRDLCLLKAKEENFFKINDYRHSNQQVQPSFSSMDASLTSSSGSNTIHRLIIYLDYGTNINRLGQEERIQGIRMIKFLVCGVGLQLHLIYLCKHFKFLRVLELEDMQRDDIGQEKLPKEIGNLILLRYLGLANTAFRKLPSSLGNLRYLQTLDLRNDAGIIVPNVLWKMEGLVHLYLPHCVLLHTKGKLRIDSLSKLETLENFDSDKVDTKGLLKLSNLRELFGAYLNEKLDDNLAMINDYLFNHKHWLQIASFYVKIDDSWKDERISLLRKFVTYDQLAGLTIQGTIVGKLSNYPLSPSLVNICLFHSLLEDDPMPTLEMLPNLRLLSLLNAFVGKEVFCSIGGFPRLHKLFLSNMLNLEEWRVDEGAMPNLSELMIYSCKKLKKIPNGLKFISNLKHLVIYGMPRAFQDRVQVVHDNEGEDFHIVQHIPTIEFND from the exons ATGGCGGAAGCTGTTGTGTCCTTGGCCGTGGCAAGAATCAGTAATCTGTTGATTGAAGAAACGAAGTTTTTACGCGGAGTGAGAGGTCAAGTGGAGGATCTTCAAACAGAGCTCAAACGAATGCAGAGTTTCCTCAGAGATGCTGATAACATTCAGTACACGGACAATAGGGTTCGTAATTGGATTGGGGAAATTAGAGAGCTCGCTTACAAAGTAGAGAACGTCCTCGATGCTTTTGTCCTCAAAGTTGCGTCTAGGAGTAGCCGATCCGGAGGCTTGCGTAACATGGTGCGAAGATTTGTTTGCATCTTCAGCAAAG GTGTAAACTTTCACAAGGTCGGACTGGAGATTGGTGAGATCAAAGTCAAGATCGCTAATCTCACTACCAGTCTAGATACTTACGGTGTTAATCATTTAAGGGAAATTGAAGGCTCAAATTCTGTGCACAACACACAATTCTTACTTAGACGGACATATTCCCACTATATTGAAGAGGATTTTGCTGGATTTCAAGAAGATATAAGAAAATTGGTGGCAGAATTGATGCGTGATGATAACCAATGTCGAGTTGTTTCAATTTGTGGCATGGGCGGGCTAGGAAAGACCACTCTTGCTCGTGAGGTTTATCATCACCAGACCATTAGGCATCATTTTGACAGGTTTGGATGGACTACCATTTCACAACAATGGAGAAAAGAGGATGTCTTGCAAAGACTCTTAACCGACCTGATGCCTGAGCAGAAGGGAGAAATTAAGAGCATGAGAGATGAAGAGTTGGTTAGGCAACTGTTTAAAATCCAGAAGAATAGAAAATGCTTGGTGGTTCTTGATGACGTATGGTCTACTGAGGTCTGGGACATCATAAAGTGTGCATTCCCAAGTGGAAAGGGAGGAAGTAAAATACTGCTTACTAGCCGTTCTAGGAACGTAGCTGAATATACAGATTCGTTTGGCATCATTCACGAACCAGAATTATTTGATGATAAAGATAGCTGGGAGTTATTGCACAAGAAAGCATTTCCAAGATCATCCGAGGATCCAG ATTCTCAAATTGATGCAAAGATGGAAGAGTTAGGAATGAAAATGGCAAGACAATGTGGGGGCTTACCACTTGCCATTGTTGTGCTTGGGGGTCTTCTAGCAACAAAATATACCTTGAGCGAGTGGCAAAAGGTGTATGAAAATGTTAATTCACATCTAATGAATGAAGGTAAATTGTATGGAGGAGGACAATATGGAAGAATATTAGGGGTGTTGAGTATAAGTTATCATGAATTGCCTTATCAGCTGAAagcatgttttctttatttggGACACTATCCAGAGGATTATGACATAGAAGTAGAGAACTTATGTCAATTATGGATAGCTGAAGGTATTGTACCAGAATCAAAGGAGCATAAAAAAaccagagaagaagaaacaagtatGGATGTGGCAATACATTGCTTGAGTGAACTCGCACAAAGGTATATGGTTCGAGTGACACTAGAAGAGGATTTCCTAACACCCATAAAACATAGAAGGTTCATGAAATGTCGACTCCATGATCTTGTTCGAGATTTATGTTTGTTGAAGGCAAAAGAAgagaatttttttaagattaatgATTATAGACATTCAAATCAGCAAGTGCAACCCTCTTTTTCCTCTATGGATGCATCATTGACTAGCAGTAGTGGTAGTAATACAATACACAGACTCATTATCTATTTGGATTATGGTACAAATATTAATCGTCTTGGACAAGAAGAGAGGATTCAGGGAATAAGGATGATTAAATTCTTAGTCTGCGGTGTGGGGCTGCAATTGCATTTAATATATCTTTGCaagcatttcaaatttttgagaGTTCTAGAACTTGAGGATATGCAACGTGATGATATTGGCCAAGAAAAGTTAccaaaagaaataggaaatctTATCCTTTTAAGGTACTTGGGATTAGCAAATACTGCTTTCAGAAAGTTGCCATCATCATTAGGGAACCTAAGATATTTGCAAACACTTGACTTGCGAAATGATGCGGGGATTATAGTGCCAAATGTGTTATGGAAGATGGAAGGATTGGTGCATCTTTATCTTCCCCACTGTGTGCTTTTACATACAAAAGGTAAGTTGCGAATAGATAGTTTAAGCAAATTGGAAACATTAGAAAACTTTGACTCAGATAAGGTTGACACCAAAGGGCTCTTAAAGTTATCCAATCTCAGGGAACTATTTGGGGCATACTTGAATGAAAAACTTGATGATAACCTAGCAATGATCAATGACTACTTATTTAACCACAAGCATTGGCTGCAAATCGCATCGTTTTATGTTAAAATTGATGATTCTTGGAAGGATGAAAGAATAAGCCTCCTAAGAAAATTTGTCACATATGATCAACTTGCTGGATTGACGATACAGGGAACCATTGTTGGTAAGCTATCAAACTATCCATTGTCTCCATCCCTTGTGAATATATGCTTGTTCCACTCTTTACTTGAGGATGATCCTATGCCAACTTTGGAGATGCTGCCTAACTTAAGGTTGCTCTCTTTGCTTAATGCTTTTGTGGGAAAAGAAGTTTTTTGCTCAATTGGTGGTTTTCCTCGTCTCCATAAACTTTTCCTCAGTAATATGCTCAATTTAGAGGAATGGAGAGTGGATGAGGGAGCCATGCCTAATCTCTCTGAGTTAATGATTTATTCATGcaagaagttgaagaagatTCCTAATGGATTAAAATTCATCTCCAACTTGAAGCATCTAGTAATTTATGGCATGCCTAGAGCATTCCAAGATAGGGTTCAAGTGGTACATGACAACGAAGGAGAAGATTTTCACATAGTTCAACACATCCCTACAATTGAGTTTAATGATTGA
- the LOC127809356 gene encoding uncharacterized protein LOC127809356, translating to MLKERDAFSDVYEFRKVLKDYVIQEGFNIKRAQQQGYLIGCRPFIDIDGCFLNGPYGGVLLAVVSVDANNGFFPLAVDVCEGENSESWGWFLELLMDSVGEIESRIVICMTDRQKGILNALAKIWPNSHVKYCGRHVYANMRSKFPSLLLRSLFWSVARATNIVDFKQETEQIKQLDSKAWECLNNIPAKHWSRYAFNMECKVDHVTNNSTESFNLWIECIRGKPILQMLEDLRRMIMERISSRKHKDEMWESDIPPPVQKRLDDNATKGRLMRVIFGRANDYEVLKETVVVVVNLYAKSCDCGMWQCSGVPCNHVMAIIMNIREEFGKFIDVQLKKHMYINTYSVTIHPIPR from the exons ATGTTAAAGGAAAGAGATGCATTTAGTGATGTCTATGAGTTCAGAAAGGTCCTAAAAGATTATGTCATACAGGAAGGATTTAATATCAAAAgg GCACAACAACAAGGCTATTTAATAGGGTGTAGACCTTTCATAGACATTGATGGTTGTTTTTTGAATGGGCCATATGGAGGGGTGCTACTTGCTGTTGTATCTGTTGATGCCAACAATGGGTTCTTCCCACTTGCAGTTGATGTATGTGAAGGAGAGAATTCAGAAAGTTGGGGGTGGTTTTTGGAGCTGTTAATGGATAGTGTGGGTGAGATAGAATCAAGGATAGTCATATGTATGACTGATAGACAAAAGGGGATATTGAATGCCCTTGCTAAGATATGGCCAAACTCACATGTCAAATATTGTGGTCGACATGTATATGCAAATATGAGAAGCAAGTTCCCTAGTTTGTTGTTGAGGTCTTTATTTTGGTCAGTTGCAAGGGCAACCAATATTGTCGATTTTAAGCAAGAAACGGAGCAAATTAAACAGTTAGATTCCAAGGCATGGGAATGTCTAAACAACATTCCTGCTAAGCATTGGTCACGATATGCTTTTAACATGGAATGCAAAGTGGACCATGTCACTAACAATAGCACTGAGTCCTTTAACTTATGGATTGAGTGTATTAGAGGAAAACCAATTCTTCAGATGTTAGAGGACCTAAGAAGAATGATCATGGAGAGGATTAGTAGTAGAAAACACAAAGATGAGATGTGGGAAAGTGATATTCCACCACCGGTGCAGAAGAGGTTGGATGACAATGCTACTAAAGGTAGACTTATGAGAGTGATATTTGGTAGGGCTAATGACTATGAGGTATTAAAGGAGACAGTGGTTGTAGTTGTCAACTTGTACGCTAAAAGTTGTGACTGTGGGATGTGGCAGTGCTCCGGTGTTCCTTGCAACCATGTTATGGCTATAATAATGAACATTAGAGAGGAATTTGGAAAATTTATAGATGTGCAGTTGAAGAAACACATGTACATCAACACTTATAGTGTGACCATCCATCCTATACCAAGATAG